From the genome of Cognaticolwellia beringensis, one region includes:
- a CDS encoding Maf family protein — protein MKELVLGSTSPFRKEILAKLNIPFACAKPNIDETAFENESPVALVQRLAIEKAKAVANEFPDALIIGSDQVAMCDGEILGKPHNFENAVKQLEKFSNKTVAFYTGLCVYDSGLDFTTSLIEPFLVHFNELSLSDIENYLHAEQPYNCAGSFKSEGLGICLFKKLEGEDPNTLIGLPLIKLVELLKQHGVDVLAEQAKQRKIS, from the coding sequence ATGAAAGAACTTGTTTTAGGCTCCACCTCCCCTTTTCGTAAAGAAATTTTAGCTAAACTTAACATTCCCTTTGCTTGCGCTAAACCCAATATAGATGAAACCGCGTTTGAAAACGAATCGCCTGTTGCATTAGTGCAACGTTTAGCTATCGAAAAGGCGAAGGCCGTTGCTAACGAATTTCCTGATGCCTTAATCATAGGTTCAGATCAGGTGGCGATGTGCGACGGCGAAATCCTCGGCAAACCGCATAATTTTGAAAATGCGGTTAAGCAACTAGAAAAATTTAGTAATAAAACCGTCGCCTTTTATACCGGGCTATGTGTCTATGATAGCGGTTTAGACTTCACAACTTCTTTAATAGAACCTTTTTTAGTGCATTTTAATGAGCTTTCACTCAGCGATATTGAAAACTATCTGCACGCAGAACAACCTTATAATTGTGCTGGTAGCTTCAAAAGTGAAGGACTAGGTATTTGTTTGTTTAAAAAACTTGAAGGTGAAGACCCAAACACTTTAATTGGTTTACCGCTTATAAAACTGGTTGAGTTATTAAAGCAACACGGTGTTGACGTTTTAGCAGAACAAGCTAAACAGCGTAAAATTAGCTGA